The Flavivirga eckloniae genomic interval TTAATACTACGGGGTTTAGCGTTCAAGGTTTTCATGATACCGCACAAAGCCTGTTTGAAGTATTTAATGTCCCCGTTATTCAGGCGATAATGGGGAGTTGCAACCATGAAAGTTGGCTGGATGGTGATTTTGGTTTGCCTCCCACAGATATTGCTATGAATATTGCTTTACCAGAGGTTGATGGTAAAATTATTTCAAAAGTGATCTCTTTTAAAGAGTCTATAGAAAAGGATACTATAACAGATTCAGAAGTTGTTTCTTATGTACCGCATACAGAAGGCTGTTTGTTTGTGGCCCAAATGGCAAAAAGGTGGATCCATTTACAGCAAAAAGAAAATGCTAATAAAAAAATCGCCTTAGTATTGCCTAACTATCCGAATAAAAATAGTCGGTTAGCAAATGGGGTAGGGCTAGACACACCTCAAAGTACTTTGCAAATTTTAAAGGAATTAGCAGATGAAAATTACACCCTAGCTTCAGATTATCCCAAAACTACAAATGAGTTAATAGATAAGTTAACCAACTCTGTTACGAACAGTTTAGAAACGATAAATTCATTAAATGAACGCCATGCCATTAAGTTGGATGAAACTATTTTTTATCGTTACTACAACCAACTTTCTGACACACTTCGTGCTAAAATAGAAACACAATGGGGCGCTCCAAACAAATCGCCCAATTATAAAAAAGGTTATTTTTTAATTCCTGGGTTTATTTCTGAAAACGTATTGGTAAGTATTCAACCGAGTAGAGGCTATAATTTGGATTTACAAGCCAGTTATCATTCACCAGATTTACCACCACCACCTGCTTATTTAGCATACTACATTTGGTTACAACATGACTTTAAAGCAGATGCTTTGGTACATATTGGTAAACATGGAAACTTAGAATGGCTCCCAGGAAAAAGTGTCGCACTAAGTAAAGAAACCTGTTTTCCTTCAGCAATTTTAGGAGCCATCCCACATTTTTATCCTTTTATTATTAATGATCCTGGGGAAGGAACACAAGCCAAAAGAAGAAATCAGGCCATTATACTCGATCATTTAATTCCCCCAATGACAAGGGCTGAAAACTATGGTGATTTATTGAAGTTAGAACTTTTAATAGATGAGTTTTACGAATCTGCTTTAGTCGATAAGAAAAGAGCAACATTGATTAAAACCAAAATTGAAAACTTGGTAAATGAAACCCATCTTAAAACCGATTTAAATCAAGATGGAAAAGATATTGATGCGCTCTTAGAAGTGATTGATGGTTATTTGTGTGAATTAAAAGAAGCGCAAATACGAGGGGGGTTACATATTTTGGGTTGTCTTCCCGAAAATGAAAAATTGATCGATTTAATAGTGGCTTTACACCGCTTACCTCAAAATGATTTAAAAGGGATCACACAATGTTTAGCAGAAGATTTTCAGCTTGATTTTGATCCGTTACATGTTAGTTATTCAGATGGATTTAATAAAGAAATCTTAGGTATTGAATGCAGAACGTTTGGACAAGCTGTTGAACTTTTAGAAAATAAATCTAAGGGACTTATTCAACAATTATTAAAAGGAGAAGTATCAAAAAACATAGGGAAACACACCCAACAATTACTGCTATACATACAGCAACATACCATTCCTGTTTTAAACAAAACACGACATGAATTAACGCATTTAATTCATGGATTAAACGGCCAATACATCCCTGCCGGTGGTTCTGGCGCGCCTACACGAGGACGATTAGATATTTTACCAACTGGAAGAAATTTTTATTCGGTAGATGTTCGCACGGTACCTTCCGAAACAGCGTATCAATTGGGTGAAAAAAGTGCCCAGAACATTATAGATCGTTATTTGCAAGAAAATGGGGAATACCCAACGTCTATTGGTTTGTCCGTTTGGGGGACCTCTACAATGCGTACCAGTGGTGACGACATAGCCCAAGCCTTGGCTTTAATTGGGGTAAAACCCATTTGGCAAGGAAGCAATAGACGGGTTAAAGATTTTGAAATTATTTCAACCTTAAAACTTAAAAGACCTAGAGTAGATGTTATGCTTCGTATTTCTGGTTTTTTTAGAGATGCTTTTCCTGATTTAATTTCACTATTTAATACCGCTATCGAAAAAGTTGCAGAACTTGACGAAACCGATGAGCAGAATCCTATAAAAAAGCGTGTATTAGAAGAAAAAGAACAATGGCTTACAAAAGGCTTAGATGAAAATCAAGCTAATGAACGCGCCCTGTATCGTGTATTTGGATCGAAACCAGGAGCTTATGGCGCTGGCTTACAAGGTTTAATTGATGAAAAGAATTGGACAACATCTGACGATTTAGCGCAAGCATACATTAATTGGAGTGGTTATGCGTATTACGGAAAAAATAATAGTGGTAAATCTGCTCATGAAACTTTTGAAAAACGTTTGTCTTCCATTGAAGTCGTCATGCAAAATCAAGACAATAGAGAACACGATATTTTAGATTCTGATGATTATTACCAATTTCAAGGAGGTATGGCAGTTGCGGTAAATAAAATAAAAGGCACGCAACCAGACATGTATTTTGGAGACCATTCACGACCAGATAATCCTAAAGTAAAATCATTAAAAGAAGAATTGTTAAAAGTGTTTCGTTCTAGAGTCGTCAACCCGAAATGGATGCAAGGGATGCGAGAGCATGGTTATAAAGGAGCTTTTGAAATGGCGGCGACTATGGACTATTTATTTGCTTATGATGCTACTACTAATTTAATTGATGATTTTATGTACGAGCAAATTACCGAAAAGTACTTGTTTGATGATGAAAATAAAGCCTTTATAGAAGCACATAACCCTTGGGCGTTAAAGGATATGTCTGAACGTATGCTGGAAGCGATTCAAA includes:
- the cobN gene encoding cobaltochelatase subunit CobN, coding for MHLISTIPGGWNPNDEGVFYIDQSPGDIIFLSSADSDLFMMNNAYKSLYHAVDGLPSFRFANLSYFKQELTIDTYVDEVISSAKIVILKLLGGKAYYNYLCEAITECCETNNIQLIFLPGDNKPDLELMSASTMSLKEVDTIWKYVQSGGVKNCQSALQLLINRIGDFNLSPSKITTIPDLFLYHPNTGIWNTTTRIEKKAQAIIFSYRSYYLSNNLDPVHAIINALEEEGMSSAVLMASGYREKDIQQQIFDLLKGYQIEKPQIIINTTGFSVQGFHDTAQSLFEVFNVPVIQAIMGSCNHESWLDGDFGLPPTDIAMNIALPEVDGKIISKVISFKESIEKDTITDSEVVSYVPHTEGCLFVAQMAKRWIHLQQKENANKKIALVLPNYPNKNSRLANGVGLDTPQSTLQILKELADENYTLASDYPKTTNELIDKLTNSVTNSLETINSLNERHAIKLDETIFYRYYNQLSDTLRAKIETQWGAPNKSPNYKKGYFLIPGFISENVLVSIQPSRGYNLDLQASYHSPDLPPPPAYLAYYIWLQHDFKADALVHIGKHGNLEWLPGKSVALSKETCFPSAILGAIPHFYPFIINDPGEGTQAKRRNQAIILDHLIPPMTRAENYGDLLKLELLIDEFYESALVDKKRATLIKTKIENLVNETHLKTDLNQDGKDIDALLEVIDGYLCELKEAQIRGGLHILGCLPENEKLIDLIVALHRLPQNDLKGITQCLAEDFQLDFDPLHVSYSDGFNKEILGIECRTFGQAVELLENKSKGLIQQLLKGEVSKNIGKHTQQLLLYIQQHTIPVLNKTRHELTHLIHGLNGQYIPAGGSGAPTRGRLDILPTGRNFYSVDVRTVPSETAYQLGEKSAQNIIDRYLQENGEYPTSIGLSVWGTSTMRTSGDDIAQALALIGVKPIWQGSNRRVKDFEIISTLKLKRPRVDVMLRISGFFRDAFPDLISLFNTAIEKVAELDETDEQNPIKKRVLEEKEQWLTKGLDENQANERALYRVFGSKPGAYGAGLQGLIDEKNWTTSDDLAQAYINWSGYAYYGKNNSGKSAHETFEKRLSSIEVVMQNQDNREHDILDSDDYYQFQGGMAVAVNKIKGTQPDMYFGDHSRPDNPKVKSLKEELLKVFRSRVVNPKWMQGMREHGYKGAFEMAATMDYLFAYDATTNLIDDFMYEQITEKYLFDDENKAFIEAHNPWALKDMSERMLEAIQRGMWKAPSEETVAELKGIYKKSEAIIE